Within the Medicago truncatula cultivar Jemalong A17 chromosome 4, MtrunA17r5.0-ANR, whole genome shotgun sequence genome, the region ATAGTACTATTTCACAAAATATGTACGTAGAGATATCTAAActtaattagattatttttttatcaaacttaaTTAGATATATTATGATTGGACATATGCGGAAAAAGCATACCAATACAATATGATAAAACACTTCGGTCAACCACCACAAATCATCACTTTTGTGACAAGCTATTGAGGTAGATATGATTGAAAGTTAGGTATTCTTGATAAATTTATAGTTATGATTTGTAGAaactaaaaaatgtaaaaaatcttgatataattttctctctcatacttatattgtatttttatttttcttttgattactttgtatatttttgaattccatattttctgattttttaggTACATCAAAACTCATATGCCTTAGTTGTGAGCACAGAAAACACCAACAGTGGATATTACTTAGGAAACAACAGATCAATGCTTGTTTCAAATTGTCTCTTTCGTGTAGGTGGTGCAGCAATCTTACTCTCAAACATTTCTTCAGATTCTCAACGTTCAAAGTATCATCTTAAGCACACTGTTCGTACACACAAAGGTTCACAAGATACTTGTTACAATTCAGTCTTTCAAAAAGAAgatgaaacaaacaaaatcacaGGAGTATCACTTTCAAAAGAACTAATGAGTTCGGCTGGTTTTGCACTTAAAGCCAACATCACAACACTTGGAAAATATGTTCTACCTTTACTAGAACAATTCAAGTTTGTTTCaacttttgttgttaaaaaatactttaataACAAAGTCAAGATTTATACACCTGATTTTAAGTTGTGTTTTGACCACTTTTGTGTTCATACGGGTGGAAAAGCGGTTCTTGATGAGATTCAAAAAGTGCTGGGGTTAAGTGATTTTCAATTAGAGCCTTCAAAGATGACACTTTATAGATATGGTAACACTTCAAGTAGTTCTGTTTGGTATGAGTTGGCATATTGTGAAGCTAAAGGAAGAATAAGAAAAGGTGATAGGATTTGGCAAATTGCATTTGGGTCTGGATTTAAGTGTAACACTGCTGTTTGGTGTGCATTAAGGAATGTTGATCCAATTAAAGAGATCAATCCTTGGAGTGATGAGATAAATGAGTTTCCTGTTGATGTTTCAATTTGAAGTGGGGATTTtgtataataaaagttgttCCTAGTGATCAACAACTAGCACTGTATGTTGAagctctaaaaaaataattagtattgtatgttcaacaaaataaaaagttctattagcaaaaacaaaattaataataaaaaaaatttctactatattaatgaattatatgttgTTGTACTTAGCTATATAATGAATAATAAATTTGCTTCAGTCTCAATTGTTTCTGTTTCGATTCAAAAATTCCTTCTTGTATTGTTTCTGTTGTCACAACTTATTTAGATTGCATTTATATGAAATCGATTTTGTATAAGTGAAATCGCATTAGTGTATGTAGGAGTGACATTTGAACCTTAGATTTTCTACTTATTTAAGATAACGGTGAAATTCTAACTGACacactacttgaccaaaaataaaagttgGCCACAACCCTAGCTACACTTAGAGGGCTCAGGCTAGGGTGGATAAGCTTCACATATCATCTACCGTGGATAAGTTATCTGAACCGTTAGATCAGTTGTTCCACAAATTTATATGCACacccaactctctctctctctctcatacagCCTAGCAGACACATAGCATAACAGTCAACTTAACACACATGATTCCAACCTATGATTGAAAGTACTTTAGCAACTAATCCAACATTAATAACTATTATTCCTTCTCTTAGTAACTAATCCAACATTAATAACTATTATTCCTTCTCTTAGTAACTAATCCAACATTAATATGTATTATTCCTTctctttttttccctttttttatcCATGTTGGATGATATGTGAAGCTTATCCACCCTAGAAGGCGCTACACTTAGAGAAGCATTCTGGAAACCTTCTAGATTCTTAACAGGGGATGCATGTAAAAATTTAGTACAAgtcattttcttaatatttgGAAAGATAATTGAATCCTTTTTAAATGGCTACAAAGTATAGACTCGAAAGCCACCTCAACGGAACTTATCAAATTCTAACTATTTACTAATCATGATCTCAAATCACGGAATATATAGatcataaattatttcatttttaatatcaaTAAGGGCTTAAATGCCCAAAGAAAGAGAAACTACATCGAAATTAAACGAGCGATAGTAATCTCCATAGTATCAGCTACAAGCAAATTCCTAACCAAAGAGTGCCCCATACAACTCCATGTCCATCCGTGCATAATTCCGTGAACCACAGTGA harbors:
- the LOC25492308 gene encoding 3-ketoacyl-CoA synthase 2, giving the protein MSFLFLAQSKSYTLSIIRDYLNTQILFKYSNIFSLLMWCASISYIVTFYQKKCSKKVYLVDFACYKPFPNGICSKELFIKQTKSGGNFKDESIDFQKKILDRSGFGDKTYVPESLLKIPQNISIVEARKETESVIFGAINDLLLKTKMKAEDIEILITNCSIFNPVPSLSAMVVNHFKLKHTILCYNLSGMGCSAGLIAIDLAKQLLQVHQNSYALVVSTENTNSGYYLGNNRSMLVSNCLFRVGGAAILLSNISSDSQRSKYHLKHTVRTHKGSQDTCYNSVFQKEDETNKITGVSLSKELMSSAGFALKANITTLGKYVLPLLEQFKFVSTFVVKKYFNNKVKIYTPDFKLCFDHFCVHTGGKAVLDEIQKVLGLSDFQLEPSKMTLYRYGNTSSSSVWYELAYCEAKGRIRKGDRIWQIAFGSGFKCNTAVWCALRNVDPIKEINPWSDEINEFPVDVSI